One Cucurbita pepo subsp. pepo cultivar mu-cu-16 chromosome LG07, ASM280686v2, whole genome shotgun sequence genomic region harbors:
- the LOC111798637 gene encoding uncharacterized protein LOC111798637, which produces MGVISRKIFPACGNMCICCPALRSRSRQPVKRYKKLLADIFPKSLDGPQSERKIVKLCEYAAKNPFRIPKIVKYLEDRCCKELRCEQVKCIAIIADTYNKLLSLCKNQMAYFAGSLLKVIAELLDNSKHVDLLILGCQTLTNFIHNQADSTYMHNVESLVPKVCMLALEKGEDQKKLRLRASSLQCISAMVWFMTEYSHIFLEFDELVRVTLENYDPARDGNSDDSTEPHHNWLNEVARSEGRCGTVGGDANGSYGIIRPRPNKKDPALLTREESESPRVWSQICVQRMLDLAKESTTMRRVLDPMFIYFDSGRHWVPQQGLALMVLSDMLYFMESSGNQQSILASVIRHLDHKNVSHDPQLKTCIIQVASNLARQIRSGTVLAEIGSVSDLCRHLRKSLQVTVESAGQQELDLNISLQKSIEDCLHEIGRGIGDARPLYDLMAISLENLTSGAVARATIGSLMILANMISLVSVSSDSQQVFPEALLVQILKAMLHPDTETRIGAHQIFSVLVVPSSNCHLQETSSVQSGTPYKPTAWHSNAASASTSASITALLDKLRREKDGSREEKTGHNIQTNLKENGSLEEDWKQRRNHRNFATFHKIQSIIDRKAGSSSSTEAEPRIMKFSEDQLSQLLSAFWIQANLPDNSPSNIEAIANSFVLTLISARLKSQQDNLMIRFFQLPLSLRNVSLEPYHGTLRPSSQRSVFILSIGMLLFAAKLYHIPHLNHLLKSLVAYDVDPYLVISEDLHVCLKPEVDLREYGSVTDNELARSYLSDLRNKVYEADNVIIDILAQNLSGITELDKNELAKLLLEAFTPDDPYMYGPQSMLDFRKNKSVAHSKESLSFDGDLSNLLVEDEVTSEASVADIARFIPRVPPSPSVSHIMGISQLLESALEVASQVAGTSVSTSPLPYNAMASQCEALGTGTRKKLSNWLAHDNHHTRPADGYCPPFPMSSHSAVEKILSDERHLHGGGLPVDRWLGMRLPPASPFDNFLKAAGC; this is translated from the exons ATGGGTGTCATCTCCAGAAAAATCTTCCCAGCATGTGGGAATATGTGCATATGCTGCCCTGCTCTGAGGTCGAGGTCTCGGCAGCCAGTTAAGCGTTACAAGAAGTTGCTAGCTGACATATTTCCTAAATCTCTT GATGGCCCTCAAAGCGAGAGGAAAATCGTGAAGTTATGTGAATATGCTGCGAAAAATCCGTTCCGCATTCCGAAG ATTGTAAAATATCTTGAAGACAGATGCTGTAAAGAACTTCGATGTGAGCAAGTCAAATGCATTGCTATCATTGCAGATACATACAATAAGTTGCTTTCCCTTTGTAAGAACCAGAT ggCATATTTTGCTGGTAGTCTGCTGAAGGTCATTGCTGAACTCTTAGACAACTCAAAGCACGTTGACTTGCTAATACTCGGGTGTCAAACCTTGACAAACTTCATACACAATCAG GCAGACAGCACGTACATGCACAATGTCGAGAGCTTGGTACCGAAAGTATGTATGCTGGCATTGGAAAAAGGGGAAGACCAAAAAAAGCTGCGCTTGAGGGCATCAAGTCTACAATGCATTTCTGCCATG GTCTGGTTCATGACCGAGTATTCACATATTTTTCTCGAGTTTGACGAG CTTGTTCGTGTGACTCTTGAGAACTATGATCCTGCTCGTGATGGTAACTCCGATGATAGCACAGAGCCACATCATAATTGGCTTAATGAAGTTGCTAGATCTGAAGGGAGATGTGGTACAGTTGGTGGTGATGCTAATGGCTCCTACGGAATCATCAGACCAAGACCGAATAAGAAGGATCCGGCTCTACTCACTCG gGAAGAGAGCGAGTCTCCAAGAGTATGGTCTCAGATTTGCGTGCAACGAATGCTTGATTTGGCCAAGGAGAGTACAACAATGCGTCGAGTATTGGATCCAATGTTTATCTACTTCGATTCGGGAAGGCACTGGGTTCCACAGCAGGGCCTTGCTTTGATGGTTTTGTCCGATATGTTATACTTCATGGAGAGTTCAG GTAACCAGCAGTCAATTTTGGCTTCGGTAATACGCCATCTCGACCACAAAAACGTTTCACATGATCCTCAGCTGAAAACGTGTATCATTCAAGTTGCTTCAAATTTAGCTAGACAAATTAGGTCGGGAACCGTGCTGGCAGAAATCGGATCTGTCTCCGACTTGTGCAGGCATCTTAGGAAGAGTCTTCAAGTCACAGTTGAATCAGCTGGGCAGCAAGAACTGGATTTGAATATTTCACTTCAAAAGTCTATTGAAGATTGCTTACATGAAATTGGCAGAGGG ATCGGTGATGCACGTCCTTTGTACGATCTGATGGCTATATCGCTCGAGAATTTGACTTCTGGAGCTGTTGCTAGAGCCACCATTGGGTCCTTGATGATTCTTGCTAACATGATCTCCTTGGTATCAGTTTCTTCAGACTCCCAACAG GTATTTCCAGAAGCTCTTCTTGTCCAAATCCTGAAGGCAATGTTGCATCCTGATACCGAAACACGCATCGGAGCTCATCAAATATTCTCCGTTCTTGTCGTTCCCAGTTCTAATTGCCACCTACAAGAAACTTCCTCGGTTCAATCTGGTACTCCTTACAAGCCAACGGCATGGCATTCCAATGCAGCGTCTGCGTCGACTTCTGCTTCCATTACTGCTCTACTCGATAAACTTCGACGAGAAAAGGATGGCtcgagagaagaaaaaactgGACATAATATTCAAACaaatctaaaagaaaatggcTCTTTAGAAGAAGACTGGAAGCAGAGACGGAACCATCGAAATTTCGCTACGTTTCACAAAATTCAATCAATCATTGACAGGAAAGCTGGATCTTCAAGTTCCACCGAAGCA GAACCACGGATCATGAAGTTTAGTGAAGATCAATTATCACAATTGTTGTCTGCGTTCTGGATACAAGCCAATCTTCCAGATAATTCTCCCTCAAATATTGAAGCCATTGCTAATTCTTTTGTCTTGACACTAATCTCGGCACGCCTGAAG AGCCAGCAGGACAATCTTATGATCCGATTCTTCCAGCTTCCACTGTCTCTGAGAAATGTATCTCTGGAGCCTTACCATG GTACGTTACGCCCGTCGTCACAGAGGTCGGTGTTTATTTTGTCTATAGGCATGCTGCTGTTTGCTGCTAAGCTCTATCACATACCTCATTTGAATCATCTGCTGAAGTCATTAGTGGCTTATGAT GTTGATCCATATCTGGTAATTAGTGAAGATCTTCACGTTTGTTTAAAGCCTGAGGTCGATCTGAGGGAATATGGATCCGTTACTGATAATGAGCTAGCTCGGTCCTATCTCTCTGACCTGCGCAACAAAGTATACGAAGCAGACAATGTCATTATCGATATTTTAGCACAAAACTTGTCGGGAATTACTGAG CTGGATAAAAATGAGCTAGCTAAGCTGTTATTAGAGGCATTTACACCCGATGATCCTTACATGTATGGCCCACAATCAATGCTCGATTTTCGCAAAAATAAATCGGTTGCTCACTCGAAGGAATCCTTATCGTTCGATGGG GATCTTTCTAATTTACTGGTTGAGGATGAAGTGACGAGTGAAGCCTCTGTTGCGGATATTGCTCGGTTCATTCCTCGAGTACCTCCATCGCCTTCGGTATCTCACATAATGGGCATTAGTCAGCTTCTCGAATCG gCACTGGAGGTAGCCAGTCAGGTAGCTGGAACATCGGTTTCTACGTCGCCTCTGCCATACAACGCCATGGCAAGCCAATGTGAAGCTCTCGGCACCGGCACAAGGAAGAAACTCTCCAATTGGTTGGCACATGACAACCACCATACCAGACCAGCTGATGGATATTGTCCTCCATTTCCTATGAGTAGCCACTCTGCTGTTGAAAAG ATACTGTCAGACGAACGACATCTTCATGGAGGTGGATTGCCAGTAGACCGATGGTTAGGCATGAGGCTTCCTCCCGCTAGCCCGTTCGACAACTTTCTCAAGGCAGCTGGGTGTTAA
- the LOC111798568 gene encoding homeobox protein knotted-1-like 1, producing the protein MEEFYRLNSSVISSYTNGVVASEAIASTSCGGVHGAQMMNNEMIQLEAETTTGLNMSEIIKTQIVNHPLYCKLVSAYIECQKVGAPPQVACLLEEIGRENHPPRSCIELGADPQLDNFMESYCEVLHQYKNELTKPFNEATMFLTNIELELSNLCKGSFTATSDSRPATNDEVAETPEDEPGSYREVEMPGNHEPFGTRQTNQDLKEMLLKKYSGYLSSLKKDFLKKRKKEKLPKDARMALFDWWNTHYKWPYPTEEEKSKLSGITGLDQKQINNWFINQRKRHWNPPEEMRFALMDSVGTGVGECIKGSNFYDNGGTGGRVV; encoded by the exons atggaagagttTTACAGGCTCAACAGCTCTGTTATATCCTCATACACTAATGGAGTCGTAGCTAGTGAGGCCATTGCAAGCACTAGCTGTGGTGGAGTTCATGGAGCTCAAATGATGAACAATGAAATGATTCAGCTGGAAGCTGAGACCACTACTGGCTTGAACATGTCTGAAATCATCAAAACTCAAATTGTCAACCATCCCCTTTATTGCAAACTGGTTTCTGCTTACATTGAATGCCAAAaa GTTGGAGCTCCACCACAAGTGGCTTGTCTTCTTGAAGAAATTGGTCGTGAAAATCACCCTCCTAGGTCATGTATTGAGCTGGGAGCTGATCCTCAACTCGACAACTTCATG GAGTCATACTGTGAAGTTCTTCATCAATACAAGAATGAGCTAACCAAGCCATTTAATGAAGCAACAATGTTCTTGACCAACATTGAATTGGAGCTAAGCAACCTATGTAAAGGATCATTTACAGCAACGTCGGATTCTCGTCCCGCCACGAACG ACGAAGTAGCCGAGACGCCGGAGGACGAACCGGGCAGCTACCGGGAAGTCGAGATGCCGGGAAATCACGAGCCATTCGGCACGAGGCAAACGAACCAAGACCTCAAAGAAATGCTGCTGAAGAAATACAGTGGCTATCTAAGCAGTTTGAAGAAGgatttccttaaaaaaaggaagaaagagaagcttCCAAAGGATGCAAGAATGGCTTTATTTGATTGGTGGAACACTCATTACAAATGGCCATATCCCACA GAAGaggaaaaatcaaaactttctGGTATTACTGGTTTGGATCAGAAGCAGATCAATAACTGGTTCATTAACCAGCGAAAACGGCATTGGAATCCGCCCGAAGAAATGCGATTCGCGCTCATGGACAGTGTCGGGACCGGGGTCGGGGAATGCATcaaaggttcaaatttttatgacAATGGAGGAACAGGAGGCCGTGTTGTTTAG